A part of Curtobacterium sp. MCLR17_036 genomic DNA contains:
- a CDS encoding amidohydrolase, which produces MSNSFAITGAHVVPVAAPAFDGGAVVVEDGRITAVGPDVTPPEGMPVVDAAGSWLLPGFVESHGHVGIHEEANGEAGNDTNEMTGPNMAGVRAIDAVDIDDEGFRDALAGGITSIVVKPGSGNPIGGQTVAIKTWGGRTIDEQLISDAVSVKSALGENPKRVYGGKGQTPSTRLGVAKIIRDAFVEAQNYKAARDAAAAKGEPFTRDLTKETLVRVLDGELVWDQHTHRHDDIATAVRLSEEFGYRLVVNHGTEAHKIADLLAEKDIPVIYGPLFTSRSKVELRDRGIPNLATIAAAGVRVAITTDAPVVPINMLVDQATAAVKEGLPAQTALEALTVNPADFLGFGDRVGRLAAGYDADLVLWDGDPLDASSRATRVWIDGRPVFEWADGAGVTTPRW; this is translated from the coding sequence ATGAGCAACTCCTTCGCGATCACCGGTGCCCACGTCGTCCCCGTCGCCGCCCCCGCCTTCGACGGTGGTGCCGTCGTCGTCGAGGACGGCCGCATCACCGCCGTCGGCCCCGACGTCACCCCGCCCGAGGGGATGCCGGTCGTCGACGCCGCCGGTTCCTGGCTGCTGCCCGGCTTCGTCGAGTCGCACGGCCACGTCGGCATCCACGAGGAGGCGAACGGCGAGGCCGGCAACGACACGAACGAGATGACCGGCCCGAACATGGCCGGGGTGCGGGCGATCGACGCCGTCGACATCGACGACGAGGGCTTCCGTGACGCGCTCGCCGGCGGGATCACGAGCATCGTGGTGAAGCCCGGCTCCGGCAACCCGATCGGCGGGCAGACCGTCGCCATCAAGACGTGGGGCGGCCGCACGATCGACGAGCAGCTCATCTCCGACGCGGTCAGCGTGAAGAGCGCCCTCGGCGAGAACCCGAAGCGGGTCTACGGCGGCAAGGGCCAGACCCCGTCGACCCGGCTCGGCGTCGCGAAGATCATCCGCGACGCGTTCGTCGAGGCGCAGAACTACAAGGCCGCCCGCGATGCCGCAGCCGCGAAGGGCGAGCCGTTCACCCGCGACCTCACGAAGGAGACGCTCGTCCGGGTGCTCGACGGCGAGCTCGTCTGGGACCAGCACACCCACCGCCACGACGACATCGCGACCGCCGTCCGCCTGTCCGAGGAGTTCGGCTACCGCCTCGTCGTGAACCACGGCACCGAAGCGCACAAGATCGCCGACCTCCTCGCCGAGAAGGACATCCCCGTCATCTACGGTCCGCTGTTCACGAGCCGGTCGAAGGTCGAGCTGCGCGACCGCGGCATCCCCAACCTCGCGACGATCGCCGCCGCCGGCGTCCGGGTCGCGATCACCACGGACGCGCCGGTCGTGCCGATCAACATGCTCGTCGACCAGGCGACCGCCGCCGTGAAGGAGGGCCTGCCGGCCCAGACCGCGCTCGAGGCGCTGACGGTCAACCCGGCGGACTTCCTCGGCTTCGGCGACCGCGTCGGCCGCCTGGCGGCGGGCTACGACGCCGACCTCGTCCTGTGGGACGGCGACCCGCTCGACGCGTCCAGCCGCGCGACGCGCGTCTGGATCGACGGCCGGCCCGTCTTCGAGTGGGCCGACGGAGCCGGGGTCACGACACCGCGCTGGTGA
- a CDS encoding mycoredoxin → MSDTITREQFTPDAGGVTMFTTSWCGYCARLKNQMSKAGVPFTEVDIEQTPGTAELVAEVNGGNQTVPTLVFPDGSTATNPSLAEVQSRI, encoded by the coding sequence ATGAGCGACACGATCACCCGCGAGCAGTTCACCCCCGACGCCGGCGGGGTCACGATGTTCACGACGAGCTGGTGCGGCTACTGCGCCCGGCTGAAGAACCAGATGTCGAAGGCCGGCGTGCCCTTCACCGAGGTCGACATCGAGCAGACGCCGGGCACGGCCGAGCTCGTCGCCGAGGTCAACGGCGGCAACCAGACCGTCCCGACCCTGGTGTTCCCGGACGGCAGCACCGCGACGAACCCCTCGCTCGCCGAGGTGCAGTCCCGCATCTGA
- a CDS encoding DEAD/DEAH box helicase, producing the protein MARSGTRRAAGGTRTASRRTRPLDNDGVIPVLARAVREVEAAAQRGPLKASNRTKFQAVALLMREERARVKADTDLTDAQRAEQLKRLDGVATILAKTAARDTSVIQLLAEEVQVSEATRAVKRDMMIAGGMELQPEDLVIAAEPAPIVETPVRAVVPQAVVQRQLANPFMAPDFALADQPVAHPRRLANWELFGPLFKSFEYGAGGGAASMPLPEPTSLHSRSGTTLMKHQAELVAAASQGHRTFLLADEPGLGKTAQSLLAADAANAFPLLVVVPNVVKTNWAREAERWVPNHRATVIHGDGNDLDGFADIVIVNYEILDRHAGWLGNFGFKGMVVDEAHFIKNKDSQRARFVLQIADRIRQRTAAPLLMALTGTPLINSVEDFRTIWEYLGWIDDKKPRAKLMNELEEIGLTPADPGFFVEARRAVIDQGIVRRRKVDVAADIPARRIADIPVELDGDEGRSIRDAERELTAKLVRRYHQALDARTGQDPVVGIDHKLVRQVARWELEDQDASSTGENVFSMVRRIGRAKAQLAADYAAQLASNVGKVVFFAKHLDVMDQAEEVFARRGLRTATIRGDQTPAQRTAEIDAFVNDPDVAVIVCSLTAAGVGLNLQVSSNVVLAELSWTSAEQTQAIDRVHRIGQEEPVTAWRIIAAQTIDTKIAELIDSKASLAARALDGSDEEVVDSGDIQLDAMVALLTEALGG; encoded by the coding sequence TTGGCTCGATCAGGCACCCGGCGAGCTGCCGGCGGGACGCGGACCGCGTCACGCCGCACCCGGCCGCTGGACAACGACGGCGTGATCCCCGTCCTCGCCCGCGCGGTGCGCGAGGTCGAGGCGGCGGCGCAGCGCGGACCGCTCAAGGCGTCGAACCGGACGAAGTTCCAGGCCGTCGCCCTGCTCATGCGTGAGGAGCGCGCGCGGGTGAAGGCGGACACCGACCTCACCGACGCGCAGCGCGCCGAGCAGCTCAAGCGGCTCGACGGCGTGGCGACGATCCTGGCGAAGACGGCGGCGCGGGACACCAGCGTGATCCAGCTCCTCGCCGAAGAGGTGCAGGTCTCCGAGGCGACCCGCGCGGTGAAGCGCGACATGATGATCGCCGGCGGCATGGAGCTGCAGCCGGAGGACCTCGTGATCGCGGCGGAACCGGCTCCCATCGTCGAGACGCCGGTGCGCGCGGTCGTGCCGCAGGCCGTCGTGCAGCGCCAGCTCGCCAACCCCTTCATGGCCCCGGACTTCGCCCTCGCCGACCAGCCCGTCGCGCACCCGCGTCGCCTGGCGAACTGGGAGCTGTTCGGCCCGCTGTTCAAGTCGTTCGAGTACGGCGCGGGCGGGGGAGCGGCGTCGATGCCGCTGCCGGAGCCGACGTCGCTGCACTCGCGCTCGGGCACCACGCTCATGAAGCACCAGGCCGAACTCGTGGCCGCCGCGTCGCAGGGGCACCGGACGTTCCTGCTCGCCGACGAGCCGGGCCTCGGCAAGACAGCGCAGTCGCTGCTCGCCGCCGACGCCGCGAACGCGTTCCCGCTGCTCGTCGTCGTGCCGAACGTCGTCAAGACGAACTGGGCGCGTGAAGCCGAGCGCTGGGTGCCGAACCACCGCGCCACGGTCATCCACGGGGACGGCAACGACCTCGACGGGTTCGCCGACATCGTCATCGTGAACTACGAGATCCTCGACCGGCACGCCGGCTGGCTCGGGAACTTCGGGTTCAAGGGCATGGTCGTCGACGAGGCGCACTTCATCAAGAACAAGGACTCGCAGCGCGCCCGGTTCGTGCTGCAGATCGCCGACCGCATCCGGCAGCGCACCGCCGCGCCGCTGCTCATGGCGCTGACCGGTACGCCGCTCATCAACTCGGTCGAGGACTTCCGCACCATCTGGGAGTACCTCGGCTGGATCGACGACAAGAAGCCGCGCGCGAAGCTCATGAACGAGCTCGAGGAGATCGGCCTGACGCCGGCCGACCCCGGGTTCTTCGTCGAGGCCCGCCGTGCCGTCATCGACCAGGGCATCGTCCGACGTCGCAAGGTCGACGTCGCCGCGGACATCCCGGCCCGCCGGATCGCCGACATCCCCGTCGAGCTCGACGGGGACGAGGGCCGCTCCATCCGCGACGCCGAGCGCGAGCTCACCGCGAAGCTCGTCCGTCGCTACCACCAGGCACTCGACGCCCGTACCGGGCAGGACCCGGTCGTCGGCATCGACCACAAGCTCGTCCGGCAGGTCGCACGCTGGGAGCTCGAGGACCAGGACGCCTCGTCGACCGGCGAGAACGTGTTCTCGATGGTCCGCCGCATCGGTCGCGCCAAGGCGCAGCTCGCGGCCGACTACGCGGCACAGCTCGCCTCGAACGTCGGCAAGGTCGTGTTCTTCGCGAAGCACCTCGACGTCATGGACCAGGCGGAAGAGGTCTTCGCCCGCCGGGGACTGCGCACCGCCACGATCCGCGGCGACCAGACCCCGGCGCAGCGCACGGCCGAGATCGACGCGTTCGTGAACGACCCCGACGTCGCCGTCATCGTCTGCTCGCTCACCGCGGCGGGCGTCGGCCTCAACCTGCAGGTGTCGTCGAACGTCGTGCTCGCCGAGCTGTCGTGGACGAGCGCCGAGCAGACCCAGGCGATCGACCGCGTGCACCGCATCGGGCAGGAAGAGCCCGTCACCGCGTGGCGCATCATCGCCGCGCAGACGATCGACACGAAGATCGCCGAGCTCATCGACTCGAAGGCGTCCCTGGCCGCCCGTGCGCTCGACGGATCGGACGAAGAGGTCGTCGACTCCGGCGACATCCAGCTCGACGCGATGGTGGCGCTGCTGACCGAGGCGCTCGGGGGCTAG
- a CDS encoding S9 family peptidase: protein MSSEHTQATPPSAAKRPVTRTHHGIDFVDDYEWLRDKESPDTLAYLEAENAHTAAATDHLAALRDRVFDEVKSRVQETDLSVPVRMGDWWYFTRTAEGSQYGVHCRAPIAGPDDWTPPVVPEGESTLPGEQVVLDGNALADGHEFFSLGTYDISDDGTRLVYGIDVEGDERYTLHVRDLASGTDLGDAIPNTGAGATFDPAGRYVFYPTVDDSWRPDKIWRHAVGTAATEDVLVFEEPDDRYWVGVGVTRSSQYIVIELGSKITSEAHVLDAADPTGEFQVVWPRREGVEYEIEHAIVGGSDRFLVLHNDGAENFELVDVPADDPTSDRDRRVVVAHHSERRIESVDAFAGHLALEYRSEALPRIAIIPIEGDGYGDAHEVPFDEALFSAGLGGNPEWEQPTLRIGFTSFVTPSEVSDLDLATGEVTVLKRQPVLGGYDPADYVQERDWATAADGTRIPVSLVWRRDAVDEGTPAPLHLYGYGSYEHSIDPGFSVMRLSMLDRGVVFAVAHVRGGGEMGRHWYENGKTLTKKNTFTDFVAVAEHLIESGRTSADRLVAEGGSAGGLLMGAVANLAPERFAGILAAVPFVDALTSILDPDLPLTVIEWDEWGDPLHDAEVYRYMSEYTPYENVRDDVQYPQILAVTSINDTRVLYVEPAKWTAKLREVGAPVLLKTEMSAGHGGVSGRYASWKERAFELAWLLDVLGLADETPAAASASPIAAG, encoded by the coding sequence GTGAGCAGCGAGCACACCCAGGCCACCCCGCCCAGCGCCGCCAAGCGGCCCGTCACGCGGACCCACCACGGCATCGACTTCGTCGACGACTACGAGTGGCTGCGGGACAAGGAGTCCCCCGACACCCTCGCGTACCTCGAGGCCGAGAACGCGCACACCGCCGCCGCGACCGACCACCTCGCAGCGCTGCGCGACCGCGTCTTCGACGAGGTCAAGAGCCGCGTGCAGGAGACCGACCTCTCGGTCCCGGTGCGCATGGGCGACTGGTGGTACTTCACCCGCACCGCCGAGGGCAGCCAGTACGGCGTGCACTGCCGCGCGCCGATCGCCGGCCCCGACGACTGGACCCCGCCCGTCGTGCCCGAGGGTGAGTCGACGCTCCCCGGCGAGCAGGTCGTCCTCGACGGCAACGCCCTGGCCGACGGCCACGAGTTCTTCTCGCTCGGCACTTACGACATCAGCGACGACGGCACCCGACTCGTCTACGGCATCGACGTCGAGGGCGACGAGCGCTACACCCTGCACGTGCGCGACCTGGCCTCGGGCACCGACCTCGGCGACGCGATCCCGAACACCGGGGCCGGCGCGACGTTCGACCCGGCCGGCCGCTACGTCTTCTACCCCACGGTCGACGACTCCTGGCGTCCCGACAAGATCTGGCGGCACGCGGTCGGCACCGCCGCCACCGAGGACGTCCTGGTGTTCGAGGAGCCCGACGACCGCTACTGGGTCGGGGTCGGCGTGACCCGGTCCTCGCAGTACATCGTCATCGAGCTCGGCTCGAAGATCACGTCCGAGGCGCACGTCCTCGACGCCGCCGACCCGACCGGTGAGTTCCAGGTCGTCTGGCCCCGCCGCGAGGGCGTCGAGTACGAGATCGAGCACGCCATCGTCGGCGGCAGCGACCGGTTCCTGGTGCTGCACAACGACGGCGCCGAGAACTTCGAGCTCGTCGACGTCCCCGCCGACGACCCGACCTCGGACCGCGACCGCCGCGTCGTCGTCGCCCACCACAGCGAACGCCGCATCGAGTCGGTCGACGCCTTCGCCGGCCACCTCGCGCTCGAGTACCGCTCCGAGGCGCTCCCCCGCATCGCGATCATCCCGATCGAGGGCGACGGTTACGGCGACGCGCACGAGGTCCCGTTCGACGAGGCACTCTTCTCGGCCGGTCTCGGCGGCAACCCCGAGTGGGAGCAGCCGACCCTGCGCATCGGGTTCACGTCGTTCGTCACCCCGTCCGAGGTGAGCGACCTCGACCTGGCGACGGGCGAGGTCACCGTCCTCAAGCGGCAGCCGGTGCTCGGCGGGTACGACCCCGCCGACTACGTGCAGGAGCGCGACTGGGCGACCGCCGCGGACGGCACCCGGATCCCGGTGTCGCTCGTGTGGCGCCGCGACGCCGTCGACGAGGGCACGCCCGCACCGCTGCACCTGTACGGCTACGGCTCGTACGAGCACTCGATCGACCCCGGCTTCAGCGTCATGCGCCTGTCGATGCTCGACCGCGGGGTCGTGTTCGCCGTCGCCCACGTGCGCGGCGGTGGCGAGATGGGCCGGCACTGGTACGAGAACGGCAAGACCCTGACGAAGAAGAACACCTTCACCGACTTCGTCGCGGTCGCCGAGCACCTGATCGAGTCCGGCCGGACGAGCGCGGACCGGCTCGTGGCCGAGGGCGGCAGCGCGGGAGGGCTCCTGATGGGTGCGGTCGCCAACCTCGCACCCGAGCGGTTCGCCGGCATCCTGGCCGCAGTGCCGTTCGTCGACGCCCTGACGAGCATCCTCGACCCCGACCTGCCCCTCACCGTCATCGAATGGGACGAGTGGGGCGACCCGCTGCACGACGCCGAGGTCTACCGCTACATGAGCGAGTACACCCCGTACGAGAACGTCCGCGACGACGTGCAGTACCCGCAGATCCTCGCGGTGACCTCGATCAACGACACCCGCGTGCTCTACGTCGAGCCGGCGAAGTGGACCGCCAAGCTGCGCGAGGTCGGAGCACCGGTCCTGCTGAAGACCGAGATGTCCGCCGGCCACGGCGGCGTCAGCGGTCGCTACGCGTCGTGGAAGGAGCGGGCGTTCGAGCTCGCCTGGCTCCTCGACGTGCTCGGGCTGGCGGACGAGACGCCCGCGGCGGCCTCGGCGAGCCCGATCGCGGCCGGCTGA
- a CDS encoding aminodeoxychorismate lyase → MTDTVLAVLNQPSRDAAPHDPDADAYTWVEPLEEHLQVQDLGATRGDGVFETITVVDGHPQALEPHLARFGRSAAKLDLPAPDTDVWRQAVEAACARLDPVREAFVKTVMTRGVEGTDRPTGWVYAAPSPDSTRARTEGISVVLLDRGYRHDVERTSPWLLQGAKTLSYGINMAALREAVRRGADDALFVSTDGYVLEGTRANLVMRVGDRLVTPRTDVGILDGTTQADVFRFAEEQGMETAYELVTLDDLRAADALWLVSSVRQAAPVRAVDGEDRPVDAELTTRINDFLLARSV, encoded by the coding sequence ATGACCGACACCGTGCTCGCCGTCCTGAACCAGCCCTCCCGCGACGCCGCGCCGCACGACCCGGACGCCGACGCGTACACCTGGGTGGAGCCGCTCGAGGAGCACCTGCAGGTGCAGGACCTCGGCGCCACGCGCGGTGACGGCGTCTTCGAGACGATCACGGTCGTCGACGGACACCCGCAGGCGCTCGAGCCGCACCTCGCCCGCTTCGGCCGTTCGGCGGCGAAGCTCGACCTGCCCGCACCCGACACCGACGTCTGGCGCCAGGCGGTCGAGGCCGCGTGCGCCCGGCTCGACCCGGTCCGCGAGGCCTTCGTGAAGACCGTCATGACCCGTGGTGTCGAGGGCACCGACCGCCCGACGGGCTGGGTCTACGCCGCGCCGTCGCCGGACTCCACCCGTGCCCGCACCGAGGGCATCTCGGTCGTGCTGCTCGACCGCGGGTACCGGCACGACGTCGAGCGCACCTCGCCGTGGCTGCTGCAGGGCGCGAAGACGCTGTCCTACGGCATCAACATGGCCGCCCTGCGCGAGGCCGTCCGCCGCGGCGCCGACGACGCCCTGTTCGTCTCCACCGACGGCTACGTGCTCGAGGGAACGCGGGCGAACCTGGTCATGCGCGTCGGCGACCGCCTCGTCACGCCGCGCACCGACGTCGGCATCCTCGACGGCACCACGCAGGCCGACGTCTTCCGCTTCGCCGAGGAGCAGGGCATGGAGACCGCCTACGAGCTCGTCACGCTCGATGACCTGCGCGCCGCCGACGCGCTCTGGCTCGTCTCGAGCGTCCGGCAGGCGGCGCCGGTCCGCGCCGTCGACGGCGAGGACCGCCCCGTCGACGCCGAGCTCACGACGCGCATCAACGACTTCCTGCTCGCTCGCTCCGTCTGA
- a CDS encoding 8-oxo-dGTP diphosphatase: protein MTLRDESKSQHPRVVVVYLLRDGAAGSEVLLGEKRRGLGTGRLVGPGGKREPGETAVETAVREVAEEVGLRVEAANLEARGTLDYRFPFRPSWSQVSDVFVCRRWQGEPSGSDELEPRWIPVDAVPYDAMWDDARYWLPGVLDGGSVRARFTFAEDDATVAGFTGTGVGPGADD, encoded by the coding sequence GTGACCCTGCGCGACGAGAGCAAGTCCCAGCACCCACGAGTGGTGGTCGTCTACCTGCTGCGCGACGGCGCCGCCGGCTCGGAGGTCCTGCTCGGCGAGAAACGCCGCGGCCTCGGCACGGGCCGCCTGGTCGGCCCCGGCGGCAAGCGCGAGCCCGGCGAGACGGCGGTCGAGACCGCCGTGCGCGAGGTGGCGGAGGAGGTCGGCCTGCGGGTCGAAGCCGCTAACCTGGAGGCCCGTGGCACGTTGGACTACCGGTTCCCGTTCCGGCCGTCCTGGTCCCAGGTCTCGGACGTGTTCGTCTGCCGCCGCTGGCAGGGGGAGCCGTCGGGGTCCGACGAGCTCGAGCCGCGGTGGATCCCCGTGGACGCCGTCCCGTACGACGCCATGTGGGACGACGCGCGGTACTGGTTGCCGGGCGTGCTCGACGGCGGGAGCGTGCGGGCACGGTTCACCTTCGCCGAGGACGACGCGACGGTCGCCGGCTTCACCGGGACCGGTGTCGGCCCGGGGGCGGACGACTAG
- a CDS encoding helix-turn-helix transcriptional regulator yields the protein MEPIRRVTAPTLDVLEALLAGDGPTWGLLVIKATGRQAGTVYPILERLERQGWVASSWDDDADRPGPRRRLYEFTADGVVAAQELVAARPAAAASARAARPSSRPVTP from the coding sequence ATGGAACCGATCCGACGCGTGACCGCCCCCACGCTCGACGTGCTCGAGGCGCTGCTCGCCGGCGACGGGCCGACCTGGGGGCTGCTCGTCATCAAGGCGACCGGCAGGCAGGCCGGCACCGTGTACCCGATCCTCGAGCGGCTCGAGCGACAGGGGTGGGTGGCGTCGTCGTGGGACGACGACGCCGACCGCCCCGGTCCGCGCCGACGGTTGTACGAGTTCACCGCGGACGGCGTCGTCGCCGCGCAGGAGCTCGTCGCCGCCCGCCCCGCGGCCGCGGCGTCCGCCCGGGCGGCCCGGCCGTCGAGCCGGCCGGTGACCCCGTGA
- a CDS encoding Fic family protein, whose amino-acid sequence MAHRSETWPVHGHADRPWRSASRGPRADRQLTSVRVALPPRIARARWRPDTRTLALLDRSAAALRSLDVHHGSRLAPLGLVLGRTEALASSRIEDESASVDDLARALVGIRANPGATAVVRAAGAVEGLVAAADSGAVTEAALLDAHRRLMRDDPVDGRYAGRWRDVQNWIGGGRTPRLATYVPPPPELVAPLMADLLAFVHRVDLHPVAQAAIAHAQFESIHPFTDGNGRIGRALIGAVLRRRGVTTTVTAPIATALAADRERYFRHLERYRAGRVDEFVVDLALALGTVCDEASLTALLLAEHEADRAAGPCAAAPHAAVGRALAADPVLTEDHLQDLVPGVDPDRVTDDLVRAGVLRPVTRRRRDRAWVAPAVVAELEAFEQRVHAAVCERGAAA is encoded by the coding sequence ATGGCACACCGGAGCGAGACCTGGCCCGTCCACGGGCACGCCGACCGACCGTGGCGCAGTGCGTCCCGGGGCCCTCGAGCAGACCGTCAGCTGACGAGCGTCCGGGTCGCCCTGCCCCCACGGATCGCCCGGGCCCGGTGGCGGCCGGACACCCGGACGCTGGCGCTGCTCGACCGGAGCGCCGCCGCCCTCCGCTCGCTCGACGTCCACCACGGATCGCGCCTCGCGCCGCTCGGCCTCGTGCTCGGCCGGACCGAGGCCCTGGCGTCGTCCCGGATCGAGGACGAGTCGGCCTCGGTCGACGACCTGGCACGGGCACTCGTCGGGATCCGGGCGAACCCGGGTGCCACCGCGGTCGTCCGCGCCGCCGGGGCCGTCGAGGGGCTCGTCGCCGCGGCCGACTCCGGCGCCGTCACCGAGGCCGCCCTGCTCGACGCACACCGGCGGCTCATGCGGGACGACCCCGTCGACGGTCGGTACGCCGGCCGCTGGCGCGACGTGCAGAACTGGATCGGTGGCGGCCGGACGCCCCGGCTGGCGACGTACGTCCCGCCGCCGCCCGAGCTCGTCGCACCGCTCATGGCCGACCTGCTCGCCTTCGTGCACCGCGTCGACCTGCACCCGGTCGCACAGGCGGCGATCGCCCACGCGCAGTTCGAGTCGATCCACCCCTTCACCGACGGCAACGGTCGCATCGGGCGCGCCCTGATCGGCGCGGTCCTGCGGCGGCGCGGCGTCACGACCACCGTCACCGCACCGATCGCGACCGCGCTGGCCGCCGACCGCGAGCGCTACTTCCGGCACCTGGAGCGCTACCGCGCGGGCCGGGTCGACGAGTTCGTGGTGGACCTCGCACTCGCCCTCGGCACGGTGTGCGACGAGGCCTCGCTCACCGCGCTGCTGCTCGCCGAGCACGAGGCCGACCGGGCTGCCGGGCCGTGCGCCGCCGCCCCGCACGCCGCGGTCGGACGGGCCCTCGCGGCCGATCCGGTCCTGACCGAGGACCACCTGCAGGACCTGGTGCCGGGGGTCGACCCCGACCGCGTCACGGACGACCTCGTCCGGGCCGGCGTGCTCCGCCCCGTCACCCGCCGCCGACGGGACCGGGCCTGGGTCGCACCCGCCGTCGTCGCCGAGCTCGAGGCCTTCGAGCAGCGCGTGCACGCCGCCGTGTGCGAGCGCGGCGCGGCGGCGTGA
- a CDS encoding tryptophan synthase subunit alpha, whose amino-acid sequence MLVEHRSRQGEDPWEFMPTLPTVDEQVVLILRADAVDLDDAIGKRNAQWSAHPASGQGTALGEEYHRLRRIALQHPELTPAVWKLMGALPDAS is encoded by the coding sequence ATGCTCGTCGAGCACCGCAGCCGCCAGGGCGAGGACCCGTGGGAGTTCATGCCGACGCTGCCGACCGTCGACGAGCAGGTCGTGCTCATCCTCCGCGCGGACGCGGTCGACCTCGACGACGCGATCGGCAAGCGGAACGCGCAGTGGTCGGCGCACCCGGCGTCGGGGCAGGGCACGGCCCTCGGCGAGGAGTACCACCGCCTGCGCCGGATCGCGCTGCAGCACCCGGAGCTCACCCCCGCGGTGTGGAAGCTCATGGGTGCCCTGCCCGACGCCAGCTGA
- a CDS encoding CYTH domain-containing protein, whose product MSDTHLEIERTYDLPAGGALPDLVGAGGIIRTEHQEPFELDATYWDTERYDLVASRVTVRRRTGGPDAGWHIKRSESDTVRHEQHFPLTDDADTVPTEVLAALFTERRGRGLRPVVRITTTRTVTRLLDEDGDQVAELADDQVTAQRLDDDAPETPRTWREVEVETVPGVDAQVAHELFAALDGRFAAVGAGPAAVASKLARGLAGAPAPRLRTEEKPDKGTTARVLAKRLRKLRSALLGQEARLRSGDTADLRQTAATTLEIAAILDSYRPAFPDGDAVDRAAQAADDLAAVTARAALAEYLIDRLPRASTPAQDDLIDAMTRERILASTRERRDQAVRDVVASLHGEPFLELLDALDDAVERPAPTEWSLRSPKKAAQDVVAVVKPHVRELVQAAVADDVSDTAAEREAADRATTEAAWQATMRARLAMDVLGDDAFPHALWKRIGTAADVLTERVRSLHALDTLRTNAAIAERGGEGTFGYGVLAGDRVRLADESYDEAVHALNRV is encoded by the coding sequence GTGAGCGACACACACCTCGAGATCGAGCGCACCTACGACCTGCCGGCGGGCGGTGCGCTGCCCGACCTCGTCGGGGCGGGTGGCATCATCCGCACCGAGCACCAGGAGCCGTTCGAGCTCGACGCGACCTACTGGGACACCGAGCGCTACGACCTCGTGGCCTCACGGGTGACGGTGCGCCGCCGCACCGGGGGCCCGGACGCCGGATGGCACATCAAGCGCTCCGAGTCGGACACGGTGCGGCACGAGCAGCACTTCCCGCTGACCGACGACGCCGACACCGTGCCGACCGAGGTCCTGGCCGCCCTGTTCACCGAGCGTCGCGGCCGCGGCCTGCGCCCCGTCGTCCGCATCACGACGACCCGCACCGTCACCCGGCTCCTCGACGAGGACGGCGACCAGGTCGCAGAACTCGCCGACGACCAGGTCACGGCCCAGCGGCTCGACGACGACGCGCCCGAGACCCCGCGCACCTGGCGCGAGGTCGAGGTCGAGACGGTCCCGGGCGTCGACGCCCAGGTCGCGCACGAGCTCTTCGCGGCACTCGACGGACGCTTCGCGGCCGTCGGTGCCGGCCCCGCCGCCGTCGCGTCCAAGCTGGCACGCGGGCTGGCCGGCGCACCGGCGCCGCGCCTCCGCACCGAGGAGAAGCCGGACAAGGGCACGACCGCGCGCGTCCTCGCGAAGCGGTTGCGGAAACTGCGCTCCGCCCTGCTCGGCCAGGAGGCCCGGCTCCGCTCCGGCGACACCGCCGACCTCCGGCAGACGGCCGCGACCACGCTCGAGATCGCCGCGATCCTCGACTCGTACCGCCCGGCGTTCCCCGACGGCGACGCCGTCGACCGCGCCGCCCAGGCCGCCGACGACCTCGCCGCCGTCACCGCGCGCGCCGCGCTGGCCGAGTACCTCATCGACCGTCTGCCGCGTGCGTCCACGCCCGCGCAGGACGACCTCATCGACGCGATGACCCGCGAGCGCATCCTCGCCTCCACCCGGGAACGCCGCGACCAGGCCGTGCGGGACGTCGTCGCCTCGCTGCACGGCGAGCCCTTCCTCGAACTGCTCGACGCCCTCGACGACGCCGTGGAGCGCCCCGCGCCGACGGAGTGGTCCCTCCGCTCGCCGAAGAAGGCCGCGCAGGACGTCGTCGCCGTCGTCAAGCCGCACGTCCGCGAGCTCGTGCAGGCCGCCGTGGCCGACGACGTCTCGGACACCGCCGCCGAGCGCGAGGCCGCCGACCGCGCCACGACCGAAGCCGCCTGGCAGGCCACGATGCGTGCCCGTCTCGCGATGGACGTGCTCGGCGACGACGCCTTCCCGCACGCGCTCTGGAAGCGCATCGGGACCGCGGCCGACGTGCTCACCGAGCGGGTGCGCTCCCTGCACGCCCTCGACACGCTGCGGACGAACGCGGCGATCGCGGAGCGCGGGGGCGAGGGCACGTTCGGCTACGGTGTCCTCGCCGGCGACCGGGTGCGCCTGGCGGACGAGTCCTACGACGAGGCGGTGCACGCGCTCAACCGCGTGTGA